In Tsukamurella tyrosinosolvens, the genomic window CCGGTGCAGGCCACCAGGAACCGCGCCTGGTAGACGACCTGCTCACCGTCGCGCTCGGCCGTGACCGTCCACAGGTCGGTGCGCGAATCGAAGTCGACGGTGCCGACCTTGGTGTTGAAGCTGATGTTCTTGTCGATGCCGAACTTCGCGGCGGCCTGCTCGATGTAGGCCTTGATCTCGGGCCCGCTGGCGAGGCGGTTCGTACCCGTCCAGGGCAGGAACGGGTAGCTCAGGCTGAAGATGTCGGAGTCGGACCGGATGCCCGGGTACTTGAACAGATCCCAGGTGCCGCCCATCTCCGCGCGCTGCTCGAGCACGGCGTAGCTGAAGTGCGGCACCTCGTTCGAGACGCGGTAGGCGGTGTCGATACCGGCGAGCCCGGCGCCCACGATGAGCACGTCCTTGTAGATAGCCTCGGGATTGGCCACGGGAGCCTCCTCGTCGAAGTGGTGACGGTCCCGGCGGTGGCTGCCTACTGAGACCAGTTCAATAACGTTGCTGCCATGCTACAACGCGGTAGCTTCCGGGTCCACGACTATCACCCGTCGTCAGCCGACGATGAGTTCCTCCCCGTCGCGCCGCACCGGAGCCGAGGCGAGCGCTGTCTTCGCGGGGCCCTGTTCGACGGCGCCGGTGCCCCCGTTGAACCTGCTCCCGTGCGCCGGGCACTGCAGGGAGAGGCCGTCCTGCGCCGCCACGACCGTGCCCTGATGGGTGCACGCCGCGTCGAAGGCGACGAACTTCCCGTCGGTGGGCTGGGCGACGACGTAGGGCTTCGCGCCCGCGATCACCACCGCGCTGCCGACGGGTACCTGCGCGACGGGGATCCGGGCGCCGCCGCCCGGCGCCGCGCCTCCGGCGGAGCTGTCGTTCGTAGGAGTGGAGCCCGACGAGGAGTCGTCGGTCTTCGAGGTCGTTCCACAGGCCACCGCGACGGGCAGGATCGCGATACCGGGAAGGGCCGCGAGCACCGCGCGCCGCGTGGGGCAGAAGCTTGGCTGAGTTGTCTGCATCACAGGGTCCACTCTGCCAGCATTGATGCGTGCTCACCGAGATCGCGGGAATTCCGAGTCATCCGCTGTTGGTCCACGCCGCCGTGGTGCTGTTGCCGCTGGCAGCGCTGGCGCTCGTGCTCGCCGCGTGGTGGCCCGCGGCCCGCACCCGAGTGGGCGCCGGGCTACCGGTGTTCGCGCTGGTCGCCGCGGCGGCGTGCTACCTCGCGAAGGAGTCGGGGGAGAAGCTCGAACAGCGTCCGTCGATGGAGGGCATGCGCGAGCAGATCGCGGGCCACTCCACCCAGGGGACCGCGACCTTCCTGTGGTCGCTGGGGCTGCTCGTCGTGGCGGTCCTGGTGTGGGCCGGATCGAGCCCGGCGGTCGCCTCCCGCGCGTCCGGGGCGGCGGTGCTGTCCGGCCGTGCGGGGACTGTCGTGCTGGGCGTGGTGTCGACGGTGGCCGCGGCCGCGTGCATCTGGGGCGTGATCGCCGCCGGGCATTCCGGCGCGACGATGGTGTGGTCCGGGCTCTGAGTGCATGGGCTCCGGAGCCTGGGCCATGTGCCCCGGGCTCGGAGGCCTACGCCGGGCCGGTCTGCGTCGCGTGGGCCTGCGTGAGGAACTGATAGCCCGCGGCGTTCGCCGTGATCCCGGCGCGCTCCTCGTCGGACAGCTCGCGCCGCACCTTGGCGGGCACGCCCGCGACCATCGACCCGGGCGGGACCTCCATGCCCTGAGGAACGAGCGCGTTCGCCGCGATCAGGCTGCCGGCGCCGATCACCGCGCCGTTGAGGACGACCGCGCCCATGCCGATCAGCACGTCGTCGCCGACGGTGCACCCGTGCACGACCGCGTTGTGGCCGATGGACACCCGCTCGCCGACCGTCAGCGGGAAGCCGGGGTCCGCGTGCATCGCCACCCCGTCCTGGACGTTGCTGTTCTCACCGATGACGATCGGCGTCGTGTCGCCGCGCACCACGGCGCTGTAGAACACCCCGACGCCCGGCCCGAGCTCCACGTCGCCCACGACGGTGGCGGTCTCCGCCACCCACGCCGTCTCGGCGATGCGGGGCGTCTTGTCTGCGAACCGTGCGATCACTCGCGGCCTCCTCAGGCGATTCCGGTGGTGCCGAGGAGCTTACCCACGGCGTAGGTCACGGCCATCGCGATGAGGCCGCCGATCACGACGCGGGCCGTCGCGCGCCGGACGTCCGCGTCGCCGAGCCGCGCTGAGACGTACCCGGTGAGCGCGAGGCCGAGGAGGACGGCGACGACGATCGCGAGGATCCGCTGCGCCTCGATGAGCGAGGCGAGGATGGGGATCGACGCGCCGACGCTGAAGGACACCGCCGACGACAGCGCCGCCGCGACCGGGCTCGTCAGGTTCTCCTCGTCGATCCCGAGTTCGGCGTCGAGGTGCGCCTGCAGCGGATCCTTCGCGGTGAGTTCCTCGGCGACGAGGCGCGCCGTCGTGGGGGAGAGGCCCTTCTGGCGGTAGATCTGCTCCAGCTCGGCGAACTCGTCGTCGGGCATCTCCTTCAGTTCGGCCTTCTCCTTGGCGATGAGCGCGACCTCGGTGTCGCGCTGCGTGCTCACGGAGACGTACTCGCCGAGCGCCATCGACACGGCACCCGCGGTGAGGCCCGCGATCCCGGCGGTGAGGATCGCCGACGACTCGCCCGTCGCCGCGGCGACGCCGATGACGATGCCCGCGGTCGAGATCAGCCCGTCGTTCGCGCCGAGCACCCCCGCCCGCAGCCAGTTGAGACGGTCCCCGATCGCGGCGTGGTGCGGCTCGAATTCGTGTGTGCCTTCACCGATCTGCTCAGCCATGGGAAGGAGTCTAGGTACGTTCGAGGCATGACTGCAGCCCAGATCGGACTTCCCCGCCGGCTCGCGGTCGGAGGCGGCGCACTCGCCGACTCCGGTCGCCTGGTCACGGACCTCGGGTTCTCCCGGCCGGTGGTCGTGACCGACGCCTTCCTCTCCGCGCAGGGCACCGTCGCGCGGCTGGTGGCGGCGCTGACCGGCGCCGGCTGCGAGGTGTCGGTCTTCGACGGCACCGTGCCCGACCCGACGACGGACTCGCTCGGCCCCGGCCTCGCCGTGGTCCGCGCGCACGGCGCCGACTGCGTGATCGGCCTCGGCGGCGGCAGCCCCCTGGACACGGCGAAGGCCCTCGCGGTGCTCGCCGCGGGCGGCGGCAGCATGCGGGACTACAAGGCGCCCACCGTCACCGTCGGCCCCGCGCTCCCGGTGATCGCGATCCCGACGACGGCGGGCAGCGGCAGCGAGGCGACGCAGTTCAGCATCATCACCGACAGCGCGACCGACGAGAAGATGCTCTGTCCGGGACCCGCGTTCCTGCCCGTGGCGGCCGTCGTCGACTACGAACTCACACTGTCGATGCCGGCGCGCCTCACCGCCGACACCGGCGTGGACGCCCTCACCCACGCGATCGAGGCGTACGTCAGCCGCCGGGCGAACCCGTTCGCCGACGGCTTCGCGCTCACCGCCATCTCCACGATCGCCGAGAACATCCGGGCCGTGTACGCCGACGGTGCCGACCGGCCCGCCCGGGAGGCGATGATGCTCGCCGCCACGCAGGCCGGCGTCGCCTTCTCCAACAGCTCGGTCGCCCTGGTGCACGGCATGAGCCGCCCGATCGGCGCGCACTTCCACGTCGCGCACGGCCTCTCGAACGCGATGCTCCTGCCCGCGGTCATGCGCTTCTCGGTCGGCGCGGCACCGTCGCGCTACGCGGACTGCGCCCGCGCGTACGGGCTGTCCGGGGACTCGGACGAGGCACTCGCCCAGGCCCTCGTGGGCGCGATCGAGCAGCTGTGCGCCGACCTCGCTGTACCCACGCCGCGGGCGTACGGCATCGACAAGGCGCGCTGGGACGAGCTCGCGCCGCTGATGGCGGAGCAGGCGCTGGCGTCCGGCTCGCCCGGCAACAACCCGCGCGTGCCCGACGCCGCCGAGATCGTCGCCCTGTACGACGAGGTCTACGGCTAGGCCGCGTCCGCCGCGGGCTCGTCCGCCTCCACCGGGCCGGCCTCCGAGTCGTCCGCGGCGAGCTCCTGAGCGGCTGCCTCGACGGCGGGCTCCTCGGCGGTCGTCGGCTCCGGCGCGACCTCGGTCTCGCCGGCCGGGGGATCGGCGGGCGCGTCGGTCTGAGCGTCAGTGGGGGAGTCGGCGGGCTGATCCTGGGTGGGCGGATCCGCCTGGGGCTGATCCTGATCGGCGTCGTCTTCCTGGGTGAACAGATCCGCCACGGGAATGGCGTCCGGCCGGTCGTCACGATGACGGGCCGTCGACGGCGACGGAGCCGGGGCCGGCACGTCCGGGAGCAGTCCACCGTCGCCGGGTTCCGGCACGGGCACCAGCGTGGAGAGGATCTGGTCGAACTCCTTCGGCACGGCGAATCCGTTGCGGCGCAGCATCCAGCCCCAGGGATTCTCCCCCTTGTCGATCGAGACCCAGGTCGTATTGTCCTCCGTCCACGTCCGCTTGACGGTGCCGTCCGCGTAGGTCTCGACCGTCACGGTGGAGCCGTTGCGGGTCTCGGAGCGGGTGTCGACCGGGCTCTCGGGTGTGGATCCCGGAGTGAAGGGTTCGCCGCTGAGCGGGGAGTAGCGGCCGATGTTCTCCGCGGTGTAGACGGTGCCGTGCATCAGGAAACCGGGGATCATGTAGACCGCGACCGACACCGGGTTGAATCCCATCCCGCACGCGATGTCGCCCTTGAAACAGATGCTGACCACCTTCGCCCCGGACGCACCGTCGTTGCGCACGGGCCCCGAATGCAGGCCGGGGATGCCCGCGGGAATGACGTTCCACGCGCCGGAACGCACGAAGCTCGGACTGCCCTGTTCGATGAAGGTGAGTTTCGCCGACCCGTCGGACGGCCGCGGATGGTCCTTGCCGTACCGCAGTACCGCGAGGCCGACGACATCGGCACCCTGGGAGATCGTGTAGACCACGACCTCCTCGTCCGGGTTCTGCTTCGCCGCCTCGATCGCGTCGACGGTGGCCGCGGCGCCGATGTCGTTGGACTGGGCGTACGTGTGCTTGAAGTCGCTGCTGAGCGCGAGGCCGGGGAAGCCGACACCGAAAACAGCGGGGTACTGCACGAAGACCGGCGCGGGTCCGGTGTGATCACCGCCGATCCTTGCCCACTGATCCTTGCCGGTCGGGTCGCTGGCCCCGCCGACGACGATGATCGTCTTCGCCGCCACCTGGGCCAGGAATTCCGCGCCACCACCGGTGAGGGCGACCACGCCCGCGAGTCCTGTTCCGGCGGCCGCGAGTGCGATCGGCCGGGGCTTGCGGAGCGCATGCCTCGCTGTCATCGTTGCTCTCTTTCTTGAAGCAATGAAGTGATGGGGCACAGCGGATTCGACTGCCGACGCCGGCTGGTGGGCCGGCCGGTCAGGCACCGTTGAGCGACCGACGCGGTACGCGTCGGTCCGATGATCATGCCCTGCGCAAGCGCGACACAGGGCCGATTCGTCCTGACCGGCCGGGCGATTCCTCCGAACGGACTACAGGAGCTTCTCCATGCGGGTGATCTCGGCCTGCTGGCCGCTCTTGATCTGCTCGGCGATCTTCCGGTTCTCCGGGTTGACGCCCTTCGCCAGCTCGGTGTCGGCCATGGTGATGGCGCCCTTGTGATGGGCGATCATCATCGTGAGCCACTCGCGGTCGAAGTCGGGGCCCCGCAGCGTGCGGAGCTTCTCCATCTGCGCGGGCGTCATCATGCCGTCCATGGCGTGCTCCATGGTCGCGCTCGGGGCGGGCTTGCCCCACTGCGCGAGCAGGCGCGTGAAGGCGTCCATCTCGGGCTGCTGGGCACCCTGGATCTCACTCGCGAGCTCGACGACCTCGGGCCGGGCGCCCTTGCCGTCCACGAGCTTGGCCATCTCCACGGCCTGGGCGTGGTGCGGGTACATCATCGTGGCGAAGTCGACGTCGGCGTCGTTGAACTGCGCGCCGACTCCCGTGCTCGACGGTGCGCCCGACGACGCGCCCATGCCGTGGCCGGCGTGGTCTGCGGCACTCGTGGCGGCGACGCTCGAGGTCGCGGTCTCCGACGACGTGCCGGAGGTGCAGGCGCCGAGCAGGACGGCGCCGGCGGCGACGGCGGACAGCGTGGTGGCGATGCGGATACGTGAAACGGACATGGTTGTTCCTCTGCGGGATCGTGTATCGGTCTGATGGGTCGGCTCAGCGCGCCGCGGCCGTCAGGGCCGCGCGCGGGCGTCGATCAGACTCGGAGGACGCAGAGTTGCGCGAGGTCGAACACCGCCCAGGGCGGCGGCCCGCGGGCGAGGGCGGCCCGCGACGCCGGGGTGACATCGGGCGCACCGTCGGCGAGGGGGAGGACCGCGACGAGTGGGGGCGCACCGACGGTCTTGTGCACGACGACCGTGCCGGCGCAGTCGTGCGACTCGTGGTCATGGACGGCGTCGACGGTCTGCTTCTGCACCGCCGTGCCGTGGTCGGCGGCGTCCATCGCGGTACGGTCGGCGCCCTTCACGTCCCGGGGCGCGCCGTGGTGCGCAGCCGCCGCGGAGGGCATCGCCATGGGCGGCATACCCAGGTGCATGAGGAGGACGGCGAGCGCGAGGAGGACGGCCGTGGTGGCCGCCGTCCATCCGCTCCGCATCGTCCGCACGGCCGAATCATACCCCAGAGGGGTATTGCTCAGCGTTCGCGGAGCCGGACCTCGGCGAGGAGCTCGCGTGCGGCGGCACGGGCGGCGGGCGCATCGCCGGCGGCCACGGCGTCGATGACGGCGATATGCGCGCATTCGTATGACGTGGCGAAGCCGACCGGGAACTCCTGGAGGTGCTCCTGCAGGACCGGCACCAGCGAGTCGTAGAACTCGAGGTAGATGGTGTTGTGACTGGCGGCGACCACGCCGCGGTGCATCGCGAGATCCGCCGCGATGGCCTCCCGCTCGGCACCGGACTCGACCTGCTCGGGCGCCCAGAGCCGGTTCCGCTCCTCGAGCAGGCGGCGCAGTTCGGCGACGTCGTCGTCATCGCGCCGTTCGGCGGCGAGGCCGGCCGCGGTCACCTCGAGCGCCTCGCGCAGCTCGAGCAGGTCGGTGTCGCGCGCGGCGGAGAAGTAGTCGCCCAGTGTGGAGGTGGCGCACGCGGAGAGCACGTACGTGCCCGAGCCCTGGCGACGCTCCAGCATTCCGGCGTGCACGAGCGCCTGCACCGCCTCGCGGACGGTGTTACGCGCGGTGCCGGTGAGCTCACGGAGCTCGGTCTCGGTGGGGATGCGGCCGCCCACGGGCCATCGTCCGCTGGCGATCTCGCCGCGGAGCTGTTCTGTGACCTGCGCTATCAAGGTCTGCCTACGTACCGGTTGCATCACAGTCATCCTATCCGGACGGAAACCGTCTTGCCGTCATACATCCATTCATCCTATGATTTGTGTCGACCGTAAGGAGGGCGAATGACCAGCATCGCGACCGAGCCGCAGGAGGCCGATCAGACCATGGTGCGATCCGTGAAGCAGGGCCGGCTGCTCGTACTGCTCGCGATCGTGCTGTTCGCGCTCACCCTGCGTACCGCCGTGACGTCGCTGACGCCGTTGCTCACGCAGATCAGCGAGGACCTGCGCTTCGGCGCGACGATCATCGGCGTCTTCGGCATGCTGCCGACCGCGATGTTCGCCGCGGCCGGCATCGTGACGCCGTTCCTGACGAGCCGGATCGGCCTCGAGCGCACCACCCTCGTGGCCGTCGCCGCGACGGCGATCGGCATCGGCGTGCGCTCCCTGATGGGCGGCACGCTCGGCCTGCTGGCCTTCTCGTGCCTCGCTCTGATCGGCATGGGCGTCGGCAACGTCGTGCTGCCGCCGCTGGTCAAACGCTACTTCTCGGATAACGTCGCTGTGCTCAGCACCGCCTACCTGACCTGCGTCCAGCTGGGCACCATGGTGCCCGCGCTCGCGGCGGTCCCGGTCGCGGACGCCTACGGCTGGCGCGTCTCGCTCGCGATCTGGGCGATCATCCCGATCGCCGCATTCCTGCCGTGGCTCGGCATCGTCCTGGCCCGGCGCGGTCACGACGTGGAGGACGTGACGGGGGAGGCACCGTCGGAGCCGACGGGCCGGATCTGGCGCTCCCCACTGGCCTGGGGCGCGGCCGCGATGTTCGGCATGACCTCGCTCAACACGTACGCGATGTTCACCTGGATCCCGACGATCCTGTCGGACTCCGGCGGCAGCGCCGCTCTCGGCGGCAACATGGTCGCGCTGTTCTCGGGCGTCGGCTTCGTGGCGACGCTGATCGTCCCGAGCCTCTGCACCCGGATGGTGAACCCGTTCCCGCTGGTGACCGTGTTCCTCGGCTGCTTCGTCGTGGGTTTCCTGGGCCTGCTGTTCGCGCCGATGACACTGACCTGGGTGTGGGTGATCGCGCTGGGCCTCGGCCCGACGACCTTCCCCATGGCGCTGACCCTGGTGAATCTGCGCACCCGCACGGGCGCCGGCTCGGCATCGCTGTCGGGCTTCATGCAGGGCGTGGGCTACCTCGCGGCGTGCGCGGGTCCGCTGGGATTCGGCCTGCTGCACGAGGCGACGCACGGCTGGACGGCGCCGTTCATGATGCTGTTCGGCTGCCTCGTGATCCTCGGCCTCGGCGCCTACCAGGCGTGCAAGCCGCGCATGCTGGAGGACACCTGGCACTGACCTAGAATTTGCTGCTCCAGTAGTCCCAGAACTGCACGCCGATCAGGGCGAGCACGACGATGTACCAGAGCAGCACGACGGCGGCGAGCCCCTGCTTGACGGGCTGCGTCGCCTTCGGGCCGAGCGCGGCGGCGACGGCGGTCGCGAGCACGATCGGCATGATCGTCCAGACGAGCATGCACCACAGGCACAGCGCATGGATCACGAACAGGCTCGAGTAGATCAGGAAGATGACGAGCGCGATCCCGGCGGCGGCGCCGATCGCGAGCCCGGTCCAGAACCAGCGGGGGAGGTCGACGCCGCCGAGCGCGAGCACGCCGGCGACGATCACCACCGAGAACGACGCGATGCCGATCAGCGGGTTGGGGAAGCCGAAGACCGAGCCCTGCCAGGACTGCATGACGGAGCCGCAGGAGATCGTCGGGTCGAGGCTGCACCCGGGCACGAAGTTCGGGTCCTCGAGCAGTTTGATCTTGTCGATCGTCAGCATCGCCGAGGCCAGCAGCCCCAGCACACCGGTGACGAGGAGCAGGATTCCGGTGGTACGACGGTTCTCGGTGGCCGGTGCGGCAGTCTCGATGGTGGACACGCAGCGATCGTATGCGAACGTGCTGTGGACTCGCTGTCAGCGGACCCTCGACCGGGACGTCAGGCCCCGACGTACGCGGCGAGATGCTCGCCGGTCAGGGACGATCGTCCCGCCACCAGATCCGCCGGCGTCCCCTCGAAGACGACCCGGCCACCGTCGTGCCCGGCACCGGGACCGATGTCGATGATCCAGTCGCCGTGCGCCATCACCGCCTGGTGGTGCTCGATGACGATGACCGACTTGCCCCCGTCGACGAGGCGGTCGAGCAGCGCGAGGAGCTGCTCGACGTCTGCCAGGTGCAGGCCGGTCGTGGGCTCGTCGAGGACGAGGACTCCACCCTTGTCGCCCATGTGGGTGGCGAGCTTGAGCCGCTGACGCTCGCCGCCGGACAGGGTGGTCAGCGGCTGGCCCAGCCCGACGTAGCCCAGGCCGACGTCGTTGAGGTGACCGAGGATCTTGTGCGCGGCGGGGATCTTCGCCTCGCCCGCGCCGAAGAACTCCACGGCCTCCGCCACGGGCATCGTCAGGACCTCGCTGATGTTCTTCCCGCCGAAGCGGTACTCGAGCACCGCCGCTTGGAACCGCCGGCCCTCGCACTCCTCGCAGGTGGTGGAGACGCCGGCCATGATGCCGAGGTCGGTGTAGATCACGCCCGCGCCGTTGCAGGCGGGGCAGGCGCCCTCGGAGTTGGCGCTGAACAGGGCGGGCTTGACGCCGTTCGCCTTCGCGAAGGCCTTCCGGATGTGGTCCAGCAGGCCCGTGTAGGTGGCGGGGTTGCTGCGCCGGCTGCCCTTGATCGGCGTCTGATCGACGGTGACCACGCCCTCACGGGGGCTGATCGAACCGTGGATGAGCGAGCTCTTACCCGAGCCGGCCACGCCGGTGACCACGACGAGCACGCCGAGCGGCACGTCGACGTCGACCTCCTGCAGGTTGTGCTCGGTCGCGCCGCGCACCTCGAGCACGCCCGACGGGGCCCGCACCGCGTCCTTGAGGCGGGCCCGGTCGTCGAGGTGCCGCCCGGTCAGCGTGTCGGCGCCGCGAAGGCCGTCGACGGTGCCCTCGAAGACGATCTCGCCGCCGGCGGTGCCGGCCCTGGGACCGAGGTCGACGACGTGATCGGCGATCGCGATGGCCTCGGGCTTGTGCTCGACGACGAGGACGGTGTTGCCCTTGTCGCGCAGACGCAGGAGCAGGTCGTTCATGCGGGCGATGTCGTGCGGATGCAGGCCGATGGTCGGCTCGTCGAAGACGTACGTGATGTCGGT contains:
- a CDS encoding DUF305 domain-containing protein, whose amino-acid sequence is MSVSRIRIATTLSAVAAGAVLLGACTSGTSSETATSSVAATSAADHAGHGMGASSGAPSSTGVGAQFNDADVDFATMMYPHHAQAVEMAKLVDGKGARPEVVELASEIQGAQQPEMDAFTRLLAQWGKPAPSATMEHAMDGMMTPAQMEKLRTLRGPDFDREWLTMMIAHHKGAITMADTELAKGVNPENRKIAEQIKSGQQAEITRMEKLL
- a CDS encoding ATP-binding cassette domain-containing protein, which translates into the protein MPQSVPHAADSHERIRVHGARENNLKNVSIELPKRRLTVFTGVSGSGKSSLVFGTIAAESQRLINETYSAFVQGFMPTLARPDVDVLDGLTTAIIVGQERMGSDPRSTVGTATDANAMLRILFSRLGDPHIGSPQAYSFNVASVSGAGAVKHDKGGREVKEKVSFSITGGMCPRCEGRGSVNDIDLTALYDDSKSLDDGPFTIPGYSMEGWQGRIYRGSGFFDTAKPIAKYTKRELNDLLYKEPTKIKVEGINLTYEGIIPKIQKSFLSKDVDAMQPHIRAFVERAVAFSVCPECDGTRLSELARSSTINGTSIADCCAMQINELAEWIHTVDDPSVAPLVENLQQTLDSFVEIGLGYLSLDRPAGTLSGGEAQRTKMIRHLNSSLTDITYVFDEPTIGLHPHDIARMNDLLLRLRDKGNTVLVVEHKPEAIAIADHVVDLGPRAGTAGGEIVFEGTVDGLRGADTLTGRHLDDRARLKDAVRAPSGVLEVRGATEHNLQEVDVDVPLGVLVVVTGVAGSGKSSLIHGSISPREGVVTVDQTPIKGSRRSNPATYTGLLDHIRKAFAKANGVKPALFSANSEGACPACNGAGVIYTDLGIMAGVSTTCEECEGRRFQAAVLEYRFGGKNISEVLTMPVAEAVEFFGAGEAKIPAAHKILGHLNDVGLGYVGLGQPLTTLSGGERQRLKLATHMGDKGGVLVLDEPTTGLHLADVEQLLALLDRLVDGGKSVIVIEHHQAVMAHGDWIIDIGPGAGHDGGRVVFEGTPADLVAGRSSLTGEHLAAYVGA
- a CDS encoding vitamin K epoxide reductase family protein, encoding MSTIETAAPATENRRTTGILLLVTGVLGLLASAMLTIDKIKLLEDPNFVPGCSLDPTISCGSVMQSWQGSVFGFPNPLIGIASFSVVIVAGVLALGGVDLPRWFWTGLAIGAAAGIALVIFLIYSSLFVIHALCLWCMLVWTIMPIVLATAVAAALGPKATQPVKQGLAAVVLLWYIVVLALIGVQFWDYWSSKF
- a CDS encoding DUF2231 domain-containing protein; this encodes MLTEIAGIPSHPLLVHAAVVLLPLAALALVLAAWWPAARTRVGAGLPVFALVAAAACYLAKESGEKLEQRPSMEGMREQIAGHSTQGTATFLWSLGLLVVAVLVWAGSSPAVASRASGAAVLSGRAGTVVLGVVSTVAAAACIWGVIAAGHSGATMVWSGL
- a CDS encoding gamma carbonic anhydrase family protein produces the protein MIARFADKTPRIAETAWVAETATVVGDVELGPGVGVFYSAVVRGDTTPIVIGENSNVQDGVAMHADPGFPLTVGERVSIGHNAVVHGCTVGDDVLIGMGAVVLNGAVIGAGSLIAANALVPQGMEVPPGSMVAGVPAKVRRELSDEERAGITANAAGYQFLTQAHATQTGPA
- a CDS encoding FadR/GntR family transcriptional regulator — protein: MQPVRRQTLIAQVTEQLRGEIASGRWPVGGRIPTETELRELTGTARNTVREAVQALVHAGMLERRQGSGTYVLSACATSTLGDYFSAARDTDLLELREALEVTAAGLAAERRDDDDVAELRRLLEERNRLWAPEQVESGAEREAIAADLAMHRGVVAASHNTIYLEFYDSLVPVLQEHLQEFPVGFATSYECAHIAVIDAVAAGDAPAARAAARELLAEVRLRER
- a CDS encoding DUF6153 family protein — encoded protein: MRTMRSGWTAATTAVLLALAVLLMHLGMPPMAMPSAAAAHHGAPRDVKGADRTAMDAADHGTAVQKQTVDAVHDHESHDCAGTVVVHKTVGAPPLVAVLPLADGAPDVTPASRAALARGPPPWAVFDLAQLCVLRV
- a CDS encoding CynX/NimT family MFS transporter, producing the protein MTSIATEPQEADQTMVRSVKQGRLLVLLAIVLFALTLRTAVTSLTPLLTQISEDLRFGATIIGVFGMLPTAMFAAAGIVTPFLTSRIGLERTTLVAVAATAIGIGVRSLMGGTLGLLAFSCLALIGMGVGNVVLPPLVKRYFSDNVAVLSTAYLTCVQLGTMVPALAAVPVADAYGWRVSLAIWAIIPIAAFLPWLGIVLARRGHDVEDVTGEAPSEPTGRIWRSPLAWGAAAMFGMTSLNTYAMFTWIPTILSDSGGSAALGGNMVALFSGVGFVATLIVPSLCTRMVNPFPLVTVFLGCFVVGFLGLLFAPMTLTWVWVIALGLGPTTFPMALTLVNLRTRTGAGSASLSGFMQGVGYLAACAGPLGFGLLHEATHGWTAPFMMLFGCLVILGLGAYQACKPRMLEDTWH
- a CDS encoding PE-PPE domain-containing protein, with product MTARHALRKPRPIALAAAGTGLAGVVALTGGGAEFLAQVAAKTIIVVGGASDPTGKDQWARIGGDHTGPAPVFVQYPAVFGVGFPGLALSSDFKHTYAQSNDIGAAATVDAIEAAKQNPDEEVVVYTISQGADVVGLAVLRYGKDHPRPSDGSAKLTFIEQGSPSFVRSGAWNVIPAGIPGLHSGPVRNDGASGAKVVSICFKGDIACGMGFNPVSVAVYMIPGFLMHGTVYTAENIGRYSPLSGEPFTPGSTPESPVDTRSETRNGSTVTVETYADGTVKRTWTEDNTTWVSIDKGENPWGWMLRRNGFAVPKEFDQILSTLVPVPEPGDGGLLPDVPAPAPSPSTARHRDDRPDAIPVADLFTQEDDADQDQPQADPPTQDQPADSPTDAQTDAPADPPAGETEVAPEPTTAEEPAVEAAAQELAADDSEAGPVEADEPAADAA
- a CDS encoding VIT1/CCC1 transporter family protein: MAEQIGEGTHEFEPHHAAIGDRLNWLRAGVLGANDGLISTAGIVIGVAAATGESSAILTAGIAGLTAGAVSMALGEYVSVSTQRDTEVALIAKEKAELKEMPDDEFAELEQIYRQKGLSPTTARLVAEELTAKDPLQAHLDAELGIDEENLTSPVAAALSSAVSFSVGASIPILASLIEAQRILAIVVAVLLGLALTGYVSARLGDADVRRATARVVIGGLIAMAVTYAVGKLLGTTGIA
- a CDS encoding Rieske (2Fe-2S) protein yields the protein MQTTQPSFCPTRRAVLAALPGIAILPVAVACGTTSKTDDSSSGSTPTNDSSAGGAAPGGGARIPVAQVPVGSAVVIAGAKPYVVAQPTDGKFVAFDAACTHQGTVVAAQDGLSLQCPAHGSRFNGGTGAVEQGPAKTALASAPVRRDGEELIVG
- a CDS encoding iron-containing alcohol dehydrogenase, which codes for MTAAQIGLPRRLAVGGGALADSGRLVTDLGFSRPVVVTDAFLSAQGTVARLVAALTGAGCEVSVFDGTVPDPTTDSLGPGLAVVRAHGADCVIGLGGGSPLDTAKALAVLAAGGGSMRDYKAPTVTVGPALPVIAIPTTAGSGSEATQFSIITDSATDEKMLCPGPAFLPVAAVVDYELTLSMPARLTADTGVDALTHAIEAYVSRRANPFADGFALTAISTIAENIRAVYADGADRPAREAMMLAATQAGVAFSNSSVALVHGMSRPIGAHFHVAHGLSNAMLLPAVMRFSVGAAPSRYADCARAYGLSGDSDEALAQALVGAIEQLCADLAVPTPRAYGIDKARWDELAPLMAEQALASGSPGNNPRVPDAAEIVALYDEVYG